The sequence CCTCGTGATGATGTTGATGACGAGGATGAAATATCTGTTGGTTGTCCGAGTCCAATGCCCTTGGTGATGTCCGCTGGGACACCAATTAAAGATGAACAAAATGAACGATTGTCACCTACTTCTGAGGAACAAAAGTTTACTATCGCCAATGAAAGATTATCAACGTCTAGGAGTAGTTATATTGAGGACGATGagaggtatttaaaaaaagaggaTGAATACAGTGCAACTAATAGAGTACTCGACAGAAGGATATCATCGTCCTCGAGGCGAACAAGTTTCAAAGAAGAAGAGGACGGTGATAATAATGGGGAGAGATTGGAAAATTCACCCGCCGATGACTATTttaaaccattaaaaaaacttaaaatggTACAGCCTATACAACCgtctgatgatgatgaggagGAACGAGATACTAATGAACACGGTGTTAAATCTTTCAGTATTATTGACATACTGTCACATCGGCCAAAAGCTAAAATAGTCAGACCTTGGGATTCTACTGAATCATCAAATAACCACCATAGAAATCAACAGTTACAAGAAcatcaacaacagcaacaacaacaacaacaacaacatcacCATCAACAGCCACAacatcttcatcatcatcatcatcatcatcatgcATTGGCTCATTCTTCACCTAGAGATTTATCATTGATGACCATGTCCCTTGCTTCCATGTCGAGTTCAATGAGTGAACCACCTTTAAGTAGTTCATCCTCATCGGGAAGAAGTTCTGTTTCTGATTCAGGCAGTCCTGATCCCCAtgctcatcatcatcatcaccatcatcatcaccagCACCAGCACCAGCATCATTCATCGATGCATCATGGTCTACATCATCCAGGTATTCATCATCCTGGAATGCAGCATCAGCTCAAAAGAAAATCCAGTCATCAACAGCAGCAACATCAACAACCAAGTCAGAGTGGACATCATGGAAAACGTAATACTGGTCAGGGTAGCCCACTGGACGCGCTCTTCCAAATGACAAGCAAAACTTTTGACGCGGGTGAACATAGCCAAggtaataatactaataataataaaacactctctctctctttattattttaattatatatatatatatatatatattttgtatcaacaacaatattttctattatttattcatatagtctttatttaaataataaacatgtgttatatatataatgcacatatcatacatatgtatgtttaaaaacatttaaataataatggtgTAATACTTTTCACCATCAACAATAACAACTCGTTAATACACAgagaatattattatatagtaATGTGTATAGAGTGTATAGAGTGTGGGTCTTGGTGCATGTCGTAAGCGCTAAAGAGAGCCTGTCAGTTTAAAACATCATTCACTGTTTTACAATTTATGAAAACGCTAATTAAGTGTGATATAGTGGAAAATTATTGTGAGAGAGTTAGACCCCGAGAGAGAAATCATCTATctcaatgtatatataatatgataatatgataataatgaaaacgGCTTTTAGAGATTGTACACCAAAGATATAATACATCAAAGAGCATGTGATATGCCaggatttttatcatttttaacgtatattattatttaattattaatttatcgtttatcCATTAGCTTGTTAACATTaacatattatatttatataaatgttatctttttgtttatgtatatttaaaaaatattatgcgGATAAAAATAGTGATGATCAAGtgtttggaaaatattttaacttatcaCTAAAacttaagataaaaaattatcgtttaTCTTGAtcgtaaaattgaattttagttaaaaattttaaatttaaaaaattgcgttAAATACACAGTCGTGTTATACGAGATTTTACAGATTCCACTCAAGAGTAAGACCTTAAGGCTTAAAGAATGGGATAATGAtgctcataaaatttaatattttcggCTCTTTTAAGCCTT comes from Microplitis demolitor isolate Queensland-Clemson2020A chromosome 8, iyMicDemo2.1a, whole genome shotgun sequence and encodes:
- the LOC103576638 gene encoding dual 3',5'-cyclic-AMP and -GMP phosphodiesterase 11, translating into MTLVNVDIYHQPAGLFGVSMCTTEMTEGYSMSPSTASSSGGTNAGCLGSPINRITTTLTNSPGRAREPRDDVDDEDEISVGCPSPMPLVMSAGTPIKDEQNERLSPTSEEQKFTIANERLSTSRSSYIEDDERYLKKEDEYSATNRVLDRRISSSSRRTSFKEEEDGDNNGERLENSPADDYFKPLKKLKMVQPIQPSDDDEEERDTNEHGVKSFSIIDILSHRPKAKIVRPWDSTESSNNHHRNQQLQEHQQQQQQQQQQHHHQQPQHLHHHHHHHHALAHSSPRDLSLMTMSLASMSSSMSEPPLSSSSSSGRSSVSDSGSPDPHAHHHHHHHHHQHQHQHHSSMHHGLHHPGIHHPGMQHQLKRKSSHQQQQHQQPSQSGHHGKRNTGQGSPLDALFQMTSKTFDAGEHSQEQANHLNLFNNRQQPKKKRKSRTAFTNQQIFELEKRFLYQKYLSPADRDEIAAQLGLSNAQVITWFQNRRAKLKRDLEELKKDVQTVNPLLVAQHKTFLENAQDLGILKKRPLPSSMDDKS